One stretch of Arachis duranensis cultivar V14167 chromosome 1, aradu.V14167.gnm2.J7QH, whole genome shotgun sequence DNA includes these proteins:
- the LOC107464900 gene encoding 40S ribosomal protein S15a-1: MVRVSVLNDALKSMYNAEKRGKRQVMIRPSSKVIIKFLLVMQKHGYIGEFEYVDDHRAGKIVVELNGRLNKCGVISPRFDVGVKEIESWTARLLPSRQFGYIVLTTSAGIMDHEEARRKNAGGKVLGFFY, from the exons ATGGTTAGGGTTAGTGTTTTGAACGATGCTCTGAAGAGCATGTACAACGCTGAGAAAAGAGGGAAGCGCCAAGTTATGATTAGGCCATCCTCCAAAGTCATTATCAAGTTCCTTCTTGTCATGCAGAAGCACG GTTACATTGGAGAATTTGAGTATGTTGATGACCATAGGGCTGGCAAAATCGTCGTCGAATTGAACGGCAGGCTTAACAAGTGTGGTGTAATCAGTCCCCGATTCGATGTCGGCGTTAAAGAGATCGAAAGTTGGACTGCTAGACTCCTACCCTCAAGACAG TTTGGATATATTGTGTTGACTACATCTGCCGGCATCATGGATCACGAAGAGGCCAGGAGAAAGAATGCTGGTGG